A genomic region of Pseudoxanthomonas suwonensis contains the following coding sequences:
- a CDS encoding SDR family oxidoreductase, which produces MTLVPAIEPWNPAPLQDRVVLVTGGAQGIGRGIAQAVLGAGGRVAIADLDADAGRACLRDWALPQRSLFRRTDVAGERSVAAFVGAALERFGRIDGLVNNAGIADPHVPPLDALAFAEWNRRLSSLHGAFLCAKHALPALRRAKGGGAIVNIASTRAHQSEPHGEAYAAAKGGLVAFTHALALSEGPAVRVNCISPGWIATEAWRGPARRRAPKLSRRDHAQHPAGRVGMPEDIAALAVYLLAPALSGFVTGQEFVADGGMTRKMQYA; this is translated from the coding sequence ATGACCCTCGTGCCCGCCATCGAACCGTGGAATCCGGCGCCGCTGCAGGACCGCGTGGTCCTGGTCACCGGCGGCGCGCAGGGCATCGGCCGCGGCATCGCCCAGGCAGTGCTCGGTGCCGGCGGCCGCGTGGCGATCGCCGACCTGGACGCCGACGCGGGCCGTGCCTGCCTGCGCGACTGGGCACTGCCGCAGCGCAGCCTGTTCCGGCGCACCGACGTGGCCGGCGAGCGCAGCGTCGCCGCCTTCGTCGGCGCCGCACTCGAACGCTTTGGCCGCATCGACGGCCTGGTCAACAACGCCGGCATCGCCGACCCGCACGTGCCGCCGCTGGACGCCCTGGCGTTCGCCGAGTGGAACCGGCGCCTGTCCAGCCTGCACGGCGCGTTCCTCTGCGCGAAGCACGCGTTGCCCGCACTGCGCCGGGCCAAGGGCGGCGGCGCGATCGTCAACATCGCCTCCACCCGTGCGCACCAGTCCGAACCGCACGGCGAGGCCTACGCCGCGGCCAAGGGCGGGCTGGTCGCGTTCACCCACGCACTGGCGCTGAGCGAGGGCCCGGCGGTGCGCGTGAACTGCATCAGCCCCGGCTGGATCGCCACCGAGGCCTGGCGCGGGCCGGCACGACGGCGCGCACCGAAGCTGTCGCGGCGCGACCATGCCCAGCATCCGGCCGGCCGCGTCGGCATGCCGGAGGACATCGCCGCACTGGCGGTGTACCTGCTGGCGCCGGCGCTCTCGGGCTTCGTCACCGGCCAGGAGTTCGTCGCCGACGGCGGCATGACCCGCAAGATGCAGTACGCCTGA
- a CDS encoding sialidase family protein, giving the protein MQQHRHRWIAASLFALAACSRGGDPGPASTPSAASGAPSSPAAAQIDEWILPAPAGAAQPDLAVAPDGRLLLSWIEALADGGHRLRLASTVPGGAAQAWGEPQTVAAGSDWFVNWADTPHVYALPDGSLWAHWLRSTGPSRMDYGIALVRSGDGGDTWSAPQPVHPGTRGDHGFVTFWAQADDRLGIAWLDSRQKAAATPGAAAHDGHHADGGPAMMLRAAVHGPQGAQEAEWPLDASTCDCCTTASASTDRGVVVVYRGRDAHEIRDTRLVRFDGAAWTAPRDVHADGWRFPGCPVNGPVVVADGSRVWVAWYTEADGVPELRAARSDDAGDRFGAPVTLAKGPQVLGRVALARGGEQLLAAWLEEAPPASQRLVLGRYDTDWAHGERIEVAGVSARGRASGLPRLQGSGDAAWLVWTDVHDGAPVLRGATVR; this is encoded by the coding sequence ATGCAGCAGCACCGCCATCGATGGATCGCCGCATCGCTGTTCGCGCTGGCGGCCTGTTCGCGTGGTGGCGACCCTGGTCCTGCGTCCACGCCATCCGCCGCCTCCGGCGCGCCATCGTCGCCGGCCGCGGCGCAGATCGACGAATGGATCCTGCCGGCACCGGCGGGCGCAGCGCAGCCCGACCTGGCCGTGGCCCCGGACGGTCGCCTGCTGCTGAGCTGGATCGAGGCGCTCGCCGACGGCGGCCACCGCCTGCGCCTGGCCTCCACCGTGCCCGGCGGCGCCGCACAGGCATGGGGCGAGCCGCAGACCGTGGCCGCCGGCAGCGACTGGTTCGTCAACTGGGCCGATACGCCGCATGTGTACGCCTTGCCCGACGGCTCGCTGTGGGCGCACTGGCTGCGCAGCACCGGCCCGTCGCGGATGGACTACGGCATCGCGCTGGTGCGCTCCGGCGATGGCGGCGACACCTGGTCGGCGCCGCAGCCGGTGCATCCGGGCACGCGCGGCGACCACGGCTTCGTGACTTTCTGGGCGCAGGCCGACGACCGGCTGGGCATCGCCTGGCTCGACAGCCGGCAGAAGGCCGCGGCCACGCCCGGCGCGGCTGCGCATGACGGCCACCATGCGGACGGCGGCCCGGCGATGATGCTGCGCGCCGCGGTCCACGGACCGCAGGGCGCGCAGGAAGCCGAGTGGCCGCTGGACGCCTCGACCTGCGACTGCTGCACGACCGCCTCGGCATCGACCGACCGCGGCGTGGTGGTGGTCTACCGCGGCCGCGACGCGCACGAGATCCGCGACACCCGCCTCGTCCGCTTCGACGGCGCGGCCTGGACCGCGCCGCGCGACGTGCACGCGGACGGCTGGCGCTTCCCCGGTTGCCCGGTCAACGGACCGGTGGTGGTCGCCGACGGGAGCCGGGTCTGGGTCGCGTGGTACACCGAGGCCGACGGCGTGCCGGAACTGCGCGCGGCGCGCTCGGACGATGCCGGCGACCGTTTCGGCGCGCCGGTGACCCTGGCCAAGGGACCGCAGGTGCTGGGACGCGTGGCCCTCGCGCGCGGCGGCGAGCAGCTGCTGGCGGCGTGGCTGGAGGAAGCTCCGCCGGCGTCGCAGCGGCTGGTGCTGGGCCGCTACGACACCGACTGGGCGCACGGCGAGCGCATCGAGGTCGCCGGGGTGTCCGCGCGCGGGCGCGCCAGCGGCCTGCCGCGCCTGCAGGGGAGCGGGGATGCCGCCTGGCTGGTGTGGACCGACGTGCACGATGGCGCGCCGGTGCTGCGCGGCGCGACGGTGCGCTGA
- a CDS encoding HAD family hydrolase produces the protein MSPVAIPPLPFLPDAVIFDMDGLMLDSERAINACMARAALELGHDLPETLWLQMIGGGDGLCRRLLAERIGDAATVVLLERVETMYDAVADAGIDHRPGVVDLLELLVARRIPRAVATSTRRPLAMRKLAAAGLLRYFDAVCTSSDVARPKPAPDVYLLAAATLGVAPSLCLVLEDSPTGVRAALAAGMTPVQVPDMLEPDDDVRALRHRIVDSLAAAQRLLEARLAIG, from the coding sequence ATGAGCCCCGTCGCCATCCCGCCGCTGCCGTTCCTGCCTGACGCGGTGATCTTCGACATGGACGGGCTGATGCTCGACAGCGAGCGCGCGATCAACGCCTGCATGGCCCGCGCCGCGCTCGAACTGGGCCACGATCTGCCCGAGACGCTGTGGCTGCAGATGATCGGCGGCGGTGACGGCCTGTGCCGGCGCCTGCTCGCCGAACGCATCGGCGATGCGGCGACGGTCGTGCTGCTGGAGCGGGTGGAGACGATGTACGACGCGGTCGCCGACGCCGGCATCGACCACCGGCCCGGCGTCGTCGACCTGCTCGAACTGCTGGTCGCGCGCCGCATCCCGCGCGCGGTGGCGACCTCGACCCGCCGGCCGCTGGCGATGCGCAAGCTCGCCGCCGCCGGGCTGCTGCGGTACTTCGACGCGGTCTGCACCAGCAGCGACGTCGCGCGGCCCAAGCCGGCACCGGACGTGTACCTGCTCGCCGCCGCGACCCTGGGCGTGGCGCCGTCGTTGTGCCTGGTGCTGGAGGACTCGCCGACCGGCGTGCGCGCCGCGCTGGCCGCGGGCATGACCCCGGTCCAGGTGCCGGACATGCTCGAGCCGGACGACGACGTGCGCGCGCTGCGGCATCGCATCGTCGATTCGCTCGCCGCTGCGCAGCGGCTGCTGGAGGCGCGGCTGGCGATCGGCTGA
- a CDS encoding pseudouridine synthase — MKLVKHLANLGYGSRKEVAWLFREGRVTDAAGEVLYADDPLDHDNVRVDGEPLDPPPGLALMLHKPAGHTCSTKDKGRIVYDLLPARFRLRDPVLSTVGRLDRETTGLLLMTDDGALLHRIVSPKSRLPKVYEAALAQDLRGDEAALFASGTLLLESETTPLLPAELEALGPRRARLTLHEGRYHQVRRMFAATGNHVEALHRPRVGGLDLGDLPEGRWRALDAADLERLFNPETA; from the coding sequence ATGAAGCTGGTCAAGCACCTGGCCAACCTCGGCTACGGCAGCCGCAAGGAAGTGGCCTGGCTGTTCCGCGAGGGCCGCGTCACCGACGCGGCCGGCGAGGTGCTCTACGCCGACGATCCGCTCGACCACGACAACGTGCGGGTGGACGGCGAGCCGCTGGATCCGCCGCCCGGATTGGCGCTGATGCTGCACAAGCCGGCCGGCCATACCTGCTCGACCAAGGACAAGGGCCGGATCGTCTACGACCTGCTGCCCGCCCGCTTCCGCCTGCGCGACCCGGTGTTGTCCACGGTTGGCCGCCTGGACCGCGAGACCACCGGCCTGTTGCTGATGACCGACGACGGCGCGCTGCTGCACCGGATCGTCTCGCCGAAGTCCAGGCTGCCCAAGGTCTACGAGGCCGCGCTGGCGCAGGACCTGCGCGGCGACGAGGCGGCGCTGTTCGCCAGCGGCACGCTGCTGCTGGAGTCGGAGACCACGCCGCTGCTGCCGGCGGAACTCGAGGCGCTCGGCCCGCGCCGCGCGCGGCTGACCCTGCATGAGGGCCGCTACCACCAGGTGCGGCGCATGTTCGCCGCCACCGGCAACCACGTCGAAGCGCTGCACCGCCCGCGCGTCGGCGGACTGGACCTGGGCGACCTGCCCGAAGGCCGGTGGCGCGCGCTGGACGCCGCCGACCTGGAGCGCCTGTTCAACCCGGAGACCGCATGA
- a CDS encoding class I SAM-dependent methyltransferase → MADNGPPIAAHLRLTLHDDPLKALLLPFDGGALPWPAQGPVAFLRARDGWPLRRHPLDRLRCEQGFKPLADGLRQAGLEVQPELEDEGGASLVLVLPPRQRDEAQALLARAVALAAPGARVVVAVANDEGAKSRERDLQQLAGLDGTLTKFHCRVFWTPPLSGTHDTALAARWSRADAPRPILDGRYTSRPGVFAWDRIDPASALLAAQLPTGLRGRGADLGAGWGYLADELLRRAPGVQALDLYEAEARALELARGNLAAHADRVALGFHWHDVTAGLAQDGYDFIVSNPPFHAHDRGDRPELGQRFIEVAAQALRPGGRLLLVANRHLPYEATLARGFASQRVLAEAGGFKAIEAVKEGGR, encoded by the coding sequence ATGGCGGATAATGGCCCGCCCATTGCCGCCCATCTCCGCTTGACCCTCCACGACGACCCGCTCAAGGCCCTGCTGCTGCCGTTCGACGGCGGCGCGCTGCCGTGGCCGGCGCAGGGGCCGGTCGCATTCCTGCGCGCGCGCGACGGCTGGCCGCTGCGGCGCCATCCGCTGGACCGGCTGCGGTGCGAGCAGGGCTTCAAGCCGCTGGCCGACGGCCTGCGCCAGGCCGGGCTGGAGGTGCAGCCCGAGCTCGAAGACGAGGGCGGTGCGTCGCTGGTGCTGGTCCTGCCGCCACGGCAGCGCGATGAAGCGCAGGCGCTGCTGGCGCGCGCGGTGGCGCTGGCCGCACCCGGCGCGCGGGTGGTCGTCGCGGTGGCCAACGACGAGGGCGCCAAGTCGCGCGAGCGCGACCTGCAGCAGCTGGCCGGCCTCGACGGCACGCTGACCAAGTTCCACTGCCGCGTGTTTTGGACGCCACCGCTGTCAGGCACGCATGACACCGCGCTGGCCGCGCGCTGGTCGCGCGCCGATGCGCCGCGGCCGATCCTGGACGGCCGCTACACCAGCCGCCCGGGCGTGTTCGCCTGGGACCGGATCGATCCGGCTTCGGCGCTGTTGGCCGCGCAGCTGCCGACCGGCCTGCGCGGCCGCGGCGCCGACCTCGGCGCCGGCTGGGGCTACCTGGCCGACGAGCTGCTGCGCCGCGCGCCAGGCGTGCAGGCGCTGGACCTGTACGAGGCCGAGGCGCGCGCACTGGAGCTGGCGCGCGGCAATCTCGCCGCGCATGCCGACCGCGTCGCGCTCGGCTTCCACTGGCACGACGTGACCGCCGGCCTGGCGCAGGACGGCTACGACTTCATCGTCAGCAACCCGCCGTTCCACGCGCACGACCGCGGTGACCGGCCGGAGCTGGGCCAGCGCTTCATCGAGGTGGCGGCGCAGGCGCTGCGTCCCGGCGGACGCCTGCTGCTGGTCGCCAACCGCCACCTGCCGTACGAGGCGACCCTGGCGCGCGGCTTCGCCTCGCAGCGGGTGCTGGCCGAGGCGGGCGGCTTCAAGGCGATCGAGGCGGTGAAGGAGGGTGGGCGGTGA
- a CDS encoding DUF6522 family protein, with amino-acid sequence MDSPAPPLEIDGAMVARAIGLEVAAFRQLMADGKITVLCERGTGEDAGTWRASFYYGKQRARFIVDARGHPLPD; translated from the coding sequence ATGGACAGTCCCGCTCCCCCACTGGAAATCGACGGCGCGATGGTCGCGCGCGCGATCGGCCTGGAGGTGGCCGCGTTCCGGCAGTTGATGGCCGACGGCAAGATCACCGTGCTGTGCGAACGCGGCACCGGCGAGGATGCCGGTACCTGGCGCGCGTCGTTCTACTACGGCAAGCAAAGGGCGCGCTTCATCGTCGACGCGCGCGGCCATCCGCTGCCCGACTGA
- a CDS encoding MmcQ/YjbR family DNA-binding protein, translating into MNQTGSHAVTIGADSAVDTEGLKAFCAGLPGVEARRLDAPANILVYAIGGKTFAYFKTSEPERWRFSFKASPEHFLELTDIPGIRPARWLGRHRWVTVVDVRSLPGAYLGELVDWSYRHALGTLSRTRQVALTGVPVPPRTRGGRVRGRG; encoded by the coding sequence GTGAACCAGACCGGATCCCACGCCGTTACGATCGGCGCGGATAGCGCCGTGGATACCGAGGGACTCAAGGCGTTCTGCGCCGGGCTGCCGGGCGTCGAGGCACGCCGGCTCGATGCGCCGGCGAACATCCTGGTGTATGCGATCGGCGGCAAGACCTTCGCCTATTTCAAGACCAGCGAGCCGGAACGCTGGCGCTTCAGCTTCAAGGCGTCGCCGGAACACTTCCTGGAACTGACCGACATTCCCGGCATCCGTCCGGCGCGCTGGCTGGGCCGGCACCGGTGGGTGACGGTGGTCGACGTGCGCAGCCTGCCGGGCGCGTACCTGGGCGAACTGGTTGACTGGTCGTACCGCCATGCGTTGGGCACCTTGAGCCGGACGCGGCAGGTGGCGCTGACCGGGGTGCCGGTTCCCCCGCGGACGCGCGGCGGGCGCGTCCGCGGGCGTGGATGA
- a CDS encoding aldo/keto reductase — MEYRYLGRSGFRVPVLSFGTGTFGGSGALFSAWGSTDVAQARRLVDICLDAGMNMFDSADVYSKGAAEEILGEAIKGRPRDSLIISTKATFRFGDGENQVGSSRHHLVNAVDAALRRLGTDYIDLFQLHGFDARPPVEEVLSTLDTLVKAGKIRYLGVSNFSGWHLMKSLAVADRYGWTRYVAHQAYYSLLGRDYEWELMPLAEDQGVGAVVWSPLGWGRLTGKLRRGQPLPEGSRLQSQTAVDSGPQVEEEYLYRVVDALDEVAAETGKTVPQVALNWLLQRPTVSSVIVGARNEEQLMQNLGAVGWNLTQEQVARLDAASAVAKPYPYWHQAGFKYRNPTPV; from the coding sequence ATGGAATACCGCTATCTCGGCCGTTCCGGCTTCCGCGTCCCCGTCCTCAGTTTCGGCACCGGCACCTTCGGCGGCAGCGGCGCGCTGTTCAGCGCCTGGGGCAGCACCGACGTGGCCCAGGCGCGGCGCCTGGTCGACATCTGCCTGGACGCCGGCATGAACATGTTCGACAGCGCCGACGTGTACTCCAAGGGCGCGGCCGAGGAGATCCTCGGCGAGGCGATCAAGGGCCGCCCGCGCGATTCGCTGATCATTTCCACCAAGGCGACCTTCCGCTTCGGCGACGGCGAGAACCAGGTCGGTTCCTCGCGCCATCACCTGGTCAACGCGGTCGACGCCGCGCTGCGGCGGCTGGGCACCGACTACATCGACCTGTTCCAGCTGCACGGCTTCGATGCGCGGCCGCCGGTGGAGGAGGTGCTGTCCACGCTCGACACGCTGGTCAAGGCGGGCAAGATCCGCTACCTGGGCGTGTCCAACTTCTCCGGCTGGCACCTGATGAAGTCGCTGGCCGTCGCCGACCGCTACGGCTGGACCCGCTACGTGGCGCACCAGGCCTACTACTCGCTGCTCGGCCGCGACTACGAGTGGGAGCTGATGCCGCTGGCCGAGGACCAGGGCGTGGGCGCGGTGGTGTGGAGCCCGCTGGGCTGGGGCCGGCTGACCGGCAAGCTGCGCCGGGGCCAGCCGCTGCCGGAGGGCAGCCGCCTGCAGTCGCAGACCGCGGTCGATTCCGGGCCGCAGGTGGAGGAGGAGTACCTGTACCGCGTGGTCGATGCGCTGGACGAAGTCGCCGCCGAGACCGGGAAGACGGTGCCGCAAGTTGCGCTGAACTGGCTGCTGCAGCGGCCGACCGTGTCCAGCGTCATCGTCGGTGCGCGCAATGAGGAACAGTTGATGCAGAACCTGGGCGCGGTCGGCTGGAACCTGACGCAGGAGCAGGTGGCGAGGCTGGATGCCGCCAGTGCGGTGGCCAAGCCGTATCCGTACTGGCACCAGGCCGGGTTCAAGTACCGCAATCCGACGCCGGTGTGA
- a CDS encoding HipA family kinase, with protein MRRLSATRYVTPLREGGSMPAVVEADDQGLYVLKFRGAGQGPKALVAEAIAGGLARALDLPVPEIVLMDLDAELARTEGDPEIQDLIRASAGLNLAMDYLPGAVNFDPVAEQPDPELASRIVWFDAFTSNVDRTARNPNMLVWHRRLYLIDHGAALYFHHGWDGDTSQASRPFALVRDHVLLRWATRLAEIDASMAQRLQGDAIADVVAQVPDDWLQGPDAFADPAAQRAAYVDYLTRRLAQREGFVQEAIRARA; from the coding sequence CTGCGCCGCCTGTCCGCCACCCGCTACGTCACCCCGCTGCGCGAGGGCGGCTCGATGCCGGCCGTGGTCGAAGCCGACGACCAGGGGCTGTACGTGCTCAAGTTCCGCGGCGCCGGCCAGGGGCCGAAGGCACTGGTGGCCGAGGCCATCGCCGGTGGACTGGCGCGGGCGCTGGACCTGCCGGTGCCGGAAATCGTGCTGATGGACCTGGATGCCGAACTGGCCCGCACCGAGGGCGACCCGGAAATCCAGGACCTGATCCGCGCCAGCGCCGGCCTCAACCTGGCGATGGACTACCTGCCCGGTGCGGTCAACTTCGACCCGGTGGCCGAGCAGCCCGACCCGGAACTGGCCTCGCGCATCGTCTGGTTCGATGCCTTCACCAGCAACGTCGACCGCACTGCGCGCAACCCGAACATGCTGGTCTGGCATCGCCGGCTGTACCTGATCGACCACGGCGCGGCGCTGTACTTCCACCACGGCTGGGACGGCGACACGTCGCAGGCCAGTAGGCCGTTCGCGCTGGTCCGCGACCACGTGCTGCTGCGCTGGGCGACGCGGCTGGCGGAAATCGACGCATCGATGGCGCAGCGGCTGCAGGGCGACGCCATTGCCGACGTCGTCGCCCAGGTGCCGGACGACTGGCTGCAGGGCCCGGACGCGTTCGCCGACCCGGCCGCCCAGCGCGCGGCCTACGTCGACTACCTCACCCGGCGCCTGGCGCAGCGCGAAGGCTTCGTGCAGGAGGCGATCCGTGCACGCGCATGA
- a CDS encoding DUF3037 domain-containing protein gives MHAHDTYDYAVIRVVPRVEREEFVNVGVILSCERAGFLEARIEVDEARLRALDPGIDLDLVCRHLAAIPAICRGGEAAAPIGLLPPRARFHWLTAKRSAIIQTSPVHMGRCGGDLAATLEHLMDRMVRPPKPAG, from the coding sequence GTGCACGCGCATGACACCTACGACTACGCGGTGATCCGCGTGGTACCGCGCGTGGAGCGCGAAGAGTTCGTCAACGTCGGCGTGATCCTCTCCTGCGAGCGCGCCGGCTTCCTGGAGGCACGCATCGAGGTGGACGAGGCGCGCCTGCGCGCGCTCGATCCGGGCATCGACCTGGACCTGGTCTGCCGCCACCTGGCCGCGATCCCGGCGATCTGCCGCGGCGGCGAGGCCGCCGCGCCGATCGGGCTGCTGCCGCCGCGCGCACGCTTCCACTGGCTCACCGCCAAGCGCAGCGCGATCATCCAGACCTCGCCGGTGCACATGGGCCGCTGCGGCGGCGACCTGGCGGCCACGCTGGAACACCTGATGGACCGGATGGTGCGGCCGCCGAAGCCGGCCGGCTGA
- a CDS encoding Na+/H+ antiporter NhaC family protein, with the protein MAEAPETPRTAKAPSYLDAIVPLVVLVVLVGTSVALFGLDAINGPMQVAMILATMVAVAVILKNGHAWEEIAQSGQKGLATVVGAIFILLAVGALIGTWNMSGTIPTLVYYGIKLIDPTWFLPVAFIVCSAISLSIGSSWTTAGTVGVGLMGLAHMIGVSPAMTAGAVISGAYVGDKISPLSETTVLAAQLNGVELFKHIRAQAWTTIPAGLFALLVFVVLGLTQKGGLDDAIIQAELGHIEGLFHITPWNLLPLLFLLGMSIRKVPAPLAIMCAALLAGIMATFLQPQAVAQFVAAPDQSAPVVAIKGVWLAMANGFQASTGMAEVDALLSRGGMDSMLLTIWLIIGAVTFGILVDDFGLLNKLVAPLLLKARSMGKLFASVVGTAVGLNIAAGDQYIALLLPTRLYRGEFAKRGLAPENLSRAVGDAGIVTSALVPWNSCGAYMSAVLGISTLAYLPYAVFNYTAPVLTLLLGITGYRIVRLAVGSAPGDAVSPASRDTT; encoded by the coding sequence ATGGCCGAAGCACCCGAAACGCCGCGGACGGCGAAGGCGCCGTCCTACCTGGACGCGATCGTCCCGCTCGTGGTCCTGGTGGTGCTGGTCGGCACCTCGGTCGCGCTGTTCGGCCTGGATGCGATCAACGGCCCGATGCAGGTGGCCATGATCCTGGCCACGATGGTCGCCGTGGCGGTCATCCTCAAGAACGGCCATGCCTGGGAGGAAATCGCGCAGTCGGGCCAGAAGGGCCTGGCCACGGTGGTCGGTGCGATCTTCATCCTGCTGGCGGTGGGCGCGCTGATCGGCACCTGGAACATGTCCGGCACCATCCCCACGCTGGTGTATTACGGCATCAAGCTGATCGACCCGACCTGGTTCCTGCCGGTGGCCTTCATCGTCTGCTCGGCCATCTCGCTGAGCATCGGCAGTTCGTGGACCACGGCCGGCACGGTGGGCGTGGGCCTGATGGGCCTGGCGCACATGATCGGCGTGTCGCCGGCGATGACCGCCGGCGCGGTGATCTCCGGCGCCTACGTGGGCGACAAGATCTCGCCGCTGTCGGAAACCACGGTGCTGGCCGCCCAGCTCAACGGCGTGGAGCTGTTCAAGCACATCCGTGCCCAGGCCTGGACCACGATCCCGGCCGGACTGTTCGCGCTGCTGGTGTTCGTCGTGCTCGGCCTGACCCAGAAGGGCGGGCTGGATGATGCGATCATCCAGGCCGAGCTGGGGCACATCGAAGGACTGTTCCACATCACGCCCTGGAACCTGCTGCCGCTGCTGTTCCTGCTGGGCATGTCGATACGCAAGGTACCTGCGCCGCTGGCGATCATGTGCGCGGCGCTGCTGGCCGGGATCATGGCGACGTTCCTGCAGCCGCAGGCGGTGGCGCAGTTCGTCGCCGCGCCTGACCAGTCGGCGCCGGTCGTCGCCATCAAGGGCGTGTGGCTGGCGATGGCCAACGGCTTCCAGGCCAGCACCGGCATGGCCGAGGTCGACGCGCTGCTTTCGCGCGGTGGCATGGACAGCATGCTGCTGACCATCTGGCTGATCATCGGTGCGGTGACGTTCGGCATCCTGGTCGATGATTTCGGCCTGCTCAACAAGCTGGTCGCGCCGCTGCTGCTCAAGGCCAGGAGCATGGGCAAGCTGTTCGCCTCGGTCGTGGGCACGGCGGTCGGCTTGAACATCGCCGCCGGCGACCAGTACATCGCCCTGCTGCTGCCCACGCGGCTGTACCGCGGCGAGTTCGCCAAGCGCGGACTGGCGCCGGAGAACCTGTCGCGGGCGGTGGGCGATGCCGGCATCGTCACTTCGGCGCTGGTGCCGTGGAATTCCTGCGGGGCCTACATGTCGGCCGTGCTGGGCATCTCCACGCTCGCCTACCTGCCGTATGCGGTGTTCAACTACACCGCGCCGGTGCTGACCCTGCTGCTGGGCATCACCGGATATCGCATCGTCCGGTTGGCGGTCGGCTCGGCGCCCGGCGATGCGGTGTCGCCCGCTTCCCGCGACACGACCTGA
- a CDS encoding OsmC family protein — MEISATVKNSGAGHVVSVRTDNTTQALAIPGKAAGQGSGVNGGELLLLALATCYCNDLYREAARLSISLSGVEVEATADFPGVGLAARNIRYRANVSSPADPTAVVALLRQTDAVAEVHNTVRSGVPVVLVESSL; from the coding sequence GTGGAGATCTCGGCGACCGTCAAGAACTCTGGAGCCGGACATGTCGTCTCTGTCCGTACCGACAACACAACTCAAGCGCTGGCCATCCCCGGCAAGGCTGCCGGTCAAGGCTCCGGTGTGAACGGCGGCGAGTTGCTGCTCCTCGCTTTGGCGACTTGCTACTGCAATGATCTTTACCGGGAAGCGGCGCGCTTGAGCATTAGCTTGTCCGGGGTTGAGGTCGAGGCTACGGCTGACTTCCCGGGTGTTGGTCTTGCGGCCAGGAACATTCGATATCGAGCCAACGTGTCTTCGCCGGCTGATCCAACTGCAGTGGTGGCTCTGCTTCGGCAAACTGACGCGGTGGCGGAGGTACACAATACTGTCCGTTCGGGTGTTCCGGTCGTCTTAGTCGAGAGTTCGCTGTGA
- a CDS encoding alpha/beta hydrolase family protein: MTDLTTTLRERLGLADPVPVAFQRGDVEEADGFDRERIEYRGLEGDLIPAFLFTPRGRDTLGGVVVFHQHNGEFHFGKSEVAGEVGDAFQAFGPALARRGLAVLASDSITFEDRRGAVQGVEPDYYDWLQHYNAMSYRLLDGDLLMRKCLDDAQRALSVLVQAAGIDERLVGVAGHSYGGYTALYHAAVDARCRFACVSGAVCSFETRRREDTGITLFETVPGLARQIDTHDVLSAIGPRPTMVVSGTKDKYSRDADQVVAKVAGDFITELRVDRGHALDQERFDAIVEWIVDRVSDQ, from the coding sequence ATGACCGACCTCACCACGACGCTTCGAGAGCGCCTAGGGCTTGCGGACCCTGTTCCGGTGGCGTTCCAACGAGGCGACGTCGAAGAGGCCGACGGATTCGACCGGGAACGGATCGAGTACCGGGGACTCGAAGGCGACCTCATCCCGGCTTTCCTGTTCACGCCGAGAGGGCGCGATACGCTCGGCGGAGTGGTTGTCTTTCACCAGCACAATGGGGAGTTCCATTTCGGCAAGAGTGAGGTAGCCGGCGAGGTGGGCGACGCGTTTCAAGCCTTCGGGCCGGCACTCGCTCGTAGAGGCCTCGCAGTCCTGGCCTCGGACTCCATCACTTTCGAGGATCGACGAGGAGCGGTTCAGGGAGTGGAACCGGATTATTACGATTGGCTTCAGCACTACAACGCCATGAGCTACCGGCTGCTGGATGGCGACCTGCTGATGAGGAAGTGCCTGGATGACGCCCAACGGGCCCTGAGCGTTCTGGTCCAGGCCGCCGGGATAGACGAGCGGCTCGTGGGCGTGGCAGGACACTCGTACGGTGGTTACACGGCGCTCTACCACGCGGCAGTCGATGCACGATGCAGGTTCGCATGCGTCAGCGGTGCCGTATGCAGCTTCGAGACGCGCCGCCGGGAAGACACCGGGATCACCCTTTTCGAGACCGTGCCCGGGCTCGCTCGCCAGATCGACACGCACGATGTTCTTTCAGCCATCGGACCTCGGCCGACAATGGTTGTGTCGGGTACCAAGGACAAGTATTCACGGGATGCAGACCAGGTCGTGGCCAAGGTCGCCGGCGACTTCATTACCGAGCTCCGCGTCGACCGCGGACACGCTCTCGATCAAGAGAGATTCGATGCGATCGTCGAGTGGATCGTCGACCGCGTATCCGATCAGTGA